The Pantoea vagans genome includes a window with the following:
- a CDS encoding LysR family transcriptional regulator, with translation MDRFTSMQIFIAAVEEGSFAAAARRFQLSPAMAGKHVSAIESDLNVRLLQRSTRRLSMTDAGQRYYVRCKAILEAMEEANREASDIQTTPRGLLRIAAPVAFGAMHLGQIVSRYLEQFPQVTLDVVLDDKYADLLENRIDVAIRVGRLDDPLLVTRRLAPCRMMLCASPAYLQQQGTPETPEELSRAPRLAFSQAVSTGDWTIYDTQGRPHTIEGACRMTANNIQLLLEAALAGTGIAYGPSFVFGEHIKQGRLITLLPTYRTTELTLQAVYPSAIRIPSKVRSFVDFIAEALGDAPL, from the coding sequence ATGGACAGATTTACCAGCATGCAGATCTTTATCGCGGCAGTCGAGGAAGGCAGCTTTGCCGCCGCCGCCAGACGTTTTCAGCTTTCGCCTGCCATGGCAGGAAAGCATGTCAGCGCGATAGAGTCCGATTTAAATGTCCGGTTGCTACAGCGTTCGACCCGCCGTCTCAGCATGACCGATGCCGGTCAGCGATATTACGTTCGTTGCAAAGCGATTCTTGAGGCGATGGAAGAAGCGAACCGGGAAGCCAGCGATATTCAAACCACTCCACGAGGCTTGCTTCGCATCGCCGCGCCGGTCGCCTTCGGTGCCATGCATTTAGGCCAGATCGTCTCACGCTATCTTGAGCAATTTCCGCAAGTCACTCTGGATGTGGTACTGGATGACAAATACGCAGACCTGCTGGAAAACCGCATTGATGTGGCTATCCGGGTTGGGCGTCTTGATGATCCGTTGCTCGTTACGCGGCGGCTGGCACCTTGCAGGATGATGTTGTGTGCCTCACCCGCGTACTTGCAACAGCAGGGTACACCTGAGACGCCAGAGGAACTTTCCCGTGCGCCTCGTCTGGCGTTTAGTCAGGCGGTATCAACAGGCGACTGGACGATCTATGACACTCAAGGCCGGCCACACACTATTGAAGGCGCATGCCGTATGACGGCCAATAACATCCAGCTGCTGCTTGAAGCCGCGTTGGCTGGAACAGGCATTGCGTACGGCCCAAGCTTTGTGTTTGGCGAACATATAAAGCAGGGCAGGCTGATAACCCTTCTGCCTACATATCGCACCACTGAACTCACCCTGCAAGCGGTTTATCCCAGCGCGATTCGTATTCCATCTAAAGTGCGCAGCTTTGTGGATTTTATTGCTGAAGCCTTAGGTGATGCCCCGCTGTAA
- a CDS encoding alpha/beta fold hydrolase, giving the protein MKMVVNGIGINVQQQGSGEIALVFLHYYGGSSRTWEKVIHQLPDRYRTVAIDHRGWGESDAPSSGYRIADLAQDAEGVISALELKRYILVGHSMGGKVAQLMASRRPAGLEGLMLVAPSPPAPMRLTTEQRETLASAYCSRESVSYVIDNVLTVGALSPALREQVIEDSLSASPGAKEGWPNVAISDDIRKEVAAITVPVKVISGELDRVDPPSTLQSDLLPHIPHAVMQIIPGVGHLLPLEAPEKVASQLLDFIAAIYGDQKC; this is encoded by the coding sequence ATGAAAATGGTAGTGAATGGGATTGGGATTAACGTGCAGCAGCAGGGCAGCGGTGAAATAGCGCTGGTGTTTCTCCATTATTATGGGGGCTCGTCCCGTACCTGGGAGAAAGTGATACATCAGTTACCCGATCGTTACCGCACCGTGGCTATCGACCACCGCGGCTGGGGCGAGTCTGACGCACCGTCCTCCGGATATCGGATTGCTGATCTTGCCCAGGATGCCGAAGGGGTTATTTCAGCACTTGAGCTAAAACGATACATATTGGTGGGTCATTCGATGGGAGGAAAAGTGGCCCAACTGATGGCGTCGCGTCGCCCTGCGGGTCTTGAGGGCCTGATGCTGGTCGCGCCTTCCCCACCTGCGCCAATGCGCCTGACCACCGAACAGCGTGAGACGTTAGCCAGCGCCTATTGCAGCCGCGAATCGGTCAGCTATGTGATCGATAATGTTCTGACTGTAGGCGCATTAAGTCCTGCACTGCGTGAGCAGGTTATTGAAGATAGCCTGAGCGCTTCCCCTGGGGCCAAAGAGGGTTGGCCAAACGTGGCGATCAGCGATGATATTCGCAAGGAAGTCGCTGCGATAACGGTTCCGGTGAAGGTCATTTCTGGGGAACTGGACCGCGTCGATCCTCCCTCGACATTGCAAAGCGATTTACTGCCGCACATTCCACATGCTGTTATGCAGATCATCCCCGGTGTTGGACATCTCCTGCCTTTAGAGGCCCCAGAAAAGGTGGCGAGTCAGTTGTTAGACTTTATTGCTGCTATTTATGGCGACCAAAAGTGCTGA
- a CDS encoding SDR family oxidoreductase codes for MKRTFLITGASKGIGLALAHRLANAGHQVVGIARAIRDDFPGTLISADLADTNKTQKMFDQLSQRFTFDGIVNNVGLVKPQRLGEVDLAAFEDVMRVNLYPAIQGTQAILAGMRERGWGRIINISSLTVLGSVERTAYAAAKSALLSFTRNWALELAQTGITVNAVAPGPTETELFRANNPPGSSGEARYLKSVPMNRFGKPDEIAATIAFLLSEDAAFMTGQTLYVDGGASIGNLIF; via the coding sequence ATGAAGAGAACGTTTTTAATTACGGGTGCCAGTAAAGGCATTGGCCTGGCGTTGGCGCATCGCCTCGCGAACGCGGGCCACCAGGTGGTGGGCATTGCCCGAGCAATCCGCGATGATTTTCCGGGTACCTTGATCAGCGCAGACCTGGCAGACACAAATAAAACGCAGAAGATGTTTGACCAGCTCAGTCAGCGTTTCACCTTTGATGGCATCGTGAACAATGTGGGATTGGTTAAACCGCAGCGGTTAGGCGAGGTTGATTTAGCCGCTTTCGAGGATGTGATGCGAGTGAATCTTTACCCGGCAATCCAGGGAACGCAGGCCATTCTCGCCGGTATGAGAGAGCGGGGCTGGGGACGCATCATCAATATTTCCAGCCTTACAGTGCTCGGCAGTGTTGAGCGAACCGCTTATGCAGCCGCTAAATCGGCTCTACTAAGCTTCACCCGTAACTGGGCGCTGGAACTCGCACAGACAGGGATTACCGTTAATGCGGTTGCGCCCGGGCCGACAGAAACGGAGTTATTCCGTGCTAATAATCCGCCGGGAAGTTCAGGTGAAGCGCGTTATCTGAAGAGCGTGCCAATGAATCGGTTTGGCAAACCGGATGAGATTGCCGCGACCATTGCTTTTCTGTTGTCTGAAGATGCCGCCTTCATGACCGGGCAAACATTGTATGTTGATGGCGGCGCATCGATAGGCAATCTTATTTTCTGA
- a CDS encoding glutathione S-transferase family protein, whose protein sequence is MIDVYAFATPNSIKVPVALEELGVDYVLHAVNVRKGEQKSAEFIALNPNGKVPVLVDSEAASEPFILTESAAILVYLAEKTGKLLPTSGEARARVFEQLFFHASGLGPAFGQSGFFQRQASEPQPLAIQRFTTEAARTLNVLDKVLADHHFVAGEEMTIADIAHFGWLWRREFAGVSFEHAPNVARWFDEMAARPAVQRAIERVNALAPQ, encoded by the coding sequence ATGATTGATGTCTATGCATTTGCCACGCCCAACAGCATTAAAGTGCCTGTCGCACTGGAAGAACTCGGTGTTGATTATGTTTTGCATGCGGTGAATGTGCGCAAAGGCGAACAGAAGTCAGCCGAATTTATTGCGTTGAACCCTAACGGAAAAGTCCCGGTATTGGTTGATAGCGAGGCTGCATCTGAACCTTTCATTCTGACGGAATCAGCGGCCATTCTGGTTTATCTTGCCGAGAAAACTGGCAAGCTGTTGCCGACTTCTGGTGAGGCAAGGGCGCGCGTATTCGAACAACTGTTTTTCCATGCTTCAGGGTTGGGGCCAGCCTTTGGTCAGTCTGGTTTCTTTCAGCGTCAGGCATCCGAACCGCAGCCGCTGGCGATCCAGCGCTTTACCACCGAAGCGGCTCGTACTCTGAACGTGCTGGATAAGGTGCTGGCTGATCATCATTTTGTGGCGGGAGAAGAGATGACCATTGCGGATATTGCGCACTTTGGTTGGTTGTGGCGTCGTGAATTTGCCGGGGTAAGCTTTGAGCATGCCCCTAATGTGGCTCGATGGTTTGATGAGATGGCGGCCCGGCCTGCGGTTCAGCGCGCTATCGAACGCGTTAACGCGCTTGCTCCACAGTAA